CTGCGCACGGTTAAACGGCAGCTCCTCGCGATCCATGGCGAAGAAATACTGGCGAAAGAACTCACCAAGGGTCTCGAACAGATAACGAAAACGACCTATCAGCGGATAATTTCGACGCACTGCGTGCTGCGTCTGCATGCGGTCGACCACATACATCACAGCTGCCGTCAGCAGCAGCATGGCCAGCGCGAAAATGAACAGCGCAGCCATGATCTCCAGCACGGCGGACAACCAGCGAGAGAAATTTTCAGGCAGGATCGGCAACATGATGTCCCTCCGAGGCCACGAGCGATGACCGGTGACATTTCCATTATCGACCCCGCAGGCGCTTTGCTGGAGCGCAGCCGGCAGGCGGTGGTGTTCACCGGCGCCGGTGTCAGCACCGAATCGGGCATTCCGGACTTTCGCAGCCCGGGCGGATTGTGGAGTAGGCTGCAGCCGATCGAATTTCAGGATTTCATGGCATCCGAGCAGGCTCGGCGTGAAGCCTGGCGCCGCAAGTTCGAACTGGACGCCGAGATTGGCGCCGCGCAACCTAATGCCGGGCATCGGGCCATTGCCCGTCTGGTCGCTGCCGGCAAGGTCAGCCATGTCATCACCCAGAACATCGACGGCTTGCACCAGGCCAGCGGCGTACCGGCCGAACGGGTCATTGAACTGCACGGCAACGGCACTTACGCGGTCTGCCTGTCCTGCCGCGCCCGTCACGAACTGGCCGACATCAAAACCGGTTTCGAGACGGACGGCGCACCGCCAGTCTGCCACTGCGGCGGCATCGTCAAATCGGCAACGATCTCGTTCGGCCAACCGATGCCGGTGTTTGCCATGCGCGCGGCCGAAGCGGCCACCCTGGCCTGCGATCTTTTCCTCGCCATCGGCTCGTCGCTACAGGTTTACCCGGCCGCGGGTTTTCCGGTGCTGGCCAAGGACAACGGGGCAAGGCTGCTGATCATCAATCGAGAGCCCACGCCGCTCGACGAACTGGCCGACCTGGTACTACAAGCCGAGATCGGCCCCAGTCTGATCGCGCTCACCGCCGATGCCGGACACTGAGCGGATCAAGCTCGGCGTCAGCGCCTGCCTGCTGGGGCAGGCGGTGCGCCATGACGGCGGCCATAAGCGTGACGATCTGGTCGCCAGCCTGCTGGCCAAGCACTTCGAGATGATTCCGCTGTGCCCGGAAGTGGCGATTGGCCTTGGTGTGCCGCGCCCCCCGATCCGACTCGTGCAGACAGCCGCCGGGATACGTGTCCGCGGGGTGCAAGACCCAATGCTCGACGTTACCCATGCCTTGAATCTTGAAGCCCAACGCGTTGCCCGCCAAATGCCGGATCTGAGCGGCTACATACTCAAAAGCAAGTCCCCCAGTTGCGGCATGGCGCGAGTGAAGCTGCATACCCCCACCAGGCGGGCAGTCCGCATTGGCGTTGGCGCCTACGCGGCTGGCCTCCTGGCGTGTTCACCGTTATGGCCGATGGAAGAAGAAACAGGCCTGCAGGACCCCTCACGGCGCGAACACTTCATCGAACGCGTATTCGCCTATGCCCGCTGGCAAGTGCTTGTGCGCGGCAGGGTCAGTGGCGCCGCGCTGATGGAATTTCATAGCCGTCACAAATATCAACTGCTCGCGCATAACCAGGCCGCCTATCGACGAATCGGCCGTTTGGTGGCGGGCGCCGGCAGCAGGCCCCCGGCGGGCTTGCTCGCGCAATACGCTAGTGAGCTTATGACCGCGCTCAGCCGCCCTGCCAGTACCGGCAACCACGTCAACGTGTTGCAACACTTTCATGGGTATCTGAAGGACGTACTCGGCCCCAGCGACAAAGCCGGGCTGATTGCCGCCATCGATGCCTACGGACGACAGGATGCACCGCTGCAGCGGCCGCTCACGTTGCTGCGACAGCATTTTCGTTGCCATCCGCAGTTGTGGGCGGCGCACCAGACCTATCTCATCCCGGACCTGCGCGAACAACAGTTGCGAGAGCTACCGACACCGCAATAAGTCAGCCCCCACCTCGCTTGCACGGGGTGAGGGCTGTTTCAGCGGTGATCCACCAGGGGAACTTACGGCGCCGCGGCCTCCTCAGGCGGCGTCACGGCCAAGGCCGACAGCAACTGGCCCTTGCTGGCGACGATCCGGTAATTGGCGAACAGCAGCCGGTATTTTCCGTCGACATAATTCAACTCGGCACTGAACAGCTCATTTTCAGTGTCCAGCAAGTCGAGCAAGGTGCGCTGCCCGATATTGAACTGCTTGACGTAGGCCTCGCGCGTCGTTCGGGCGGCATCGGCGTGGCTGCGCAATAAGTCTACCCGGCTCTGGGCGGTAATAAAGTCGTTCCAGGACAGGCTGGCTTCCTCGATGACCTGGTCCTCGGCCCGAGCGCGCACGTTTCTGGCCTCGCTGATGCGATGCGCCGTGGAACGCTTGCGAGCCAGATCCGCACCGCCGCGGTACACGCTGTAGTTCATCCGCAGCATGGCGTACAGGTCTTCGTTGGCGCCCCGCACGCCATCCAGGTTGTCGTTGTGGCTGGCGCCGAGCTCGACATCAAAGCGCGGAAAATCATTGGCACGTGCCTGCTCATGCTGGGCCTGAGTCGCGCTGATATCCGCCACTGCCGACAGCAAAACCGGATGGGTTTCGCGCGCCTCGCCGATCAAGGCATCAAGATCCGCCGCCAACTTGCCGGCAGGCGCCACCGGCAGAACAAGGTCAACCGGCATCTCGCCCACGATTCGCACGTAGGCTACCTGGGCATCGCGCAGGTTGCCCTCCTGCGCTTCCAGATTGGCCTGCGCGAGGGCCAGCCGGCCAGCCGCCTGCGTGGTATCTGCCGTACGGCCAACACCGCGTTCGCTGCGCATGCGAATCTGGTCGTGAATGCGCTGATGCGCAGCCAGGTTCTCTTTCGCCAGATTCACCTGCTCCTGCCGCTGCAGCACACCAAGATAGGCCTTGGCCGCCTTGAGCCCGATGTCCTCGCCCGCAGCCAGAACACGATAGGACGCAGCCTTCAGGTGCCCTTTCTGGCGCGCCACGCCATGCTTGGTAAAAAAGCCGTCAAACAGCATTTGAGTGACCTTGATGCCGCTTTCCTCACGATGCAGCCCGAGATACCCATTCTTGCCAGTGGCCGCCATGGTCGAGGTGTTGTCGCTTTTCTCCCCGCCAACTCCAGCAGACACGTCCACCCGAGGCAGGTAACCCGCCTTGGCCTCGCGCACATCCTGCTCGATCGCACGCTTGTCGTCCTGAGTGATAAGCACATCGGGATTGTGCTCTATCGCCTTGCGAACCGTGGCGGCAAGATCACCCGCAATAGCCGGTGACCCAATCAGTATCAGCACGCCAATTAGGGTAATTGAACGGACAACCTTCATAGCTTTTAGCACCTTTCTTGATTGATGGAGTACTAACCCCATCCATAACTTCAGTACGCACTGACCTTGGAGAGTATATGAGAAAACTCACGCGCGAATCGCGCGCAATAGTCGATCTGAAGCTACCGACTACACTCGCACCTGTTGTGGATCCGAACCGTCACCGTGCTCCTTAGAGACTAAAAAACTGTCGCCACGCGGCCAGAGGACTCGCCACGTAAGGTCGCGATTTTCAACCTCGTAGTTAAATGGTTGGTCCGGAGGCGCTGGGGACCCGCTCTCGCGCACCGCCATCCGACCTAACCTTTGTCAATGGCTGGCTCACATTTCGTGCATTATTAAAATGCGCTTAAGGCATCACATCCGTGACCAGATGGCCGCTCCCCAGCAGGCTATTGACAATGTCCTGTTGGCTGCCCGCGCCAGTAACCAGATCGACGCCCTGCAATACGATAGTCTGGACGATACCACCCGACCCCGCCCCATCCGCATCCACGGAAATAACCGTATTACCGCTGACGAGGCTGAAAGTAAGGTAGTCGGCCAGGTTATTAGACGCGAACGTCCCACCTTCTCCAATCAGCAAATCCTTCAGATTCAGAACGTCGCCCTGAGCTTTGTTGAAATCGATGATGGTATCGGTACCAGTGTCCCCCGCCTGCCACCTAAAGACATCAGCCCCCAGACCGCCGGTCATGGTGTCGTTACCCAATCCGCCGGTAAGAATGTCGTTGCCGTCGCCGCCAATCAGAATATTGGCACCGATGCCGCCACCCAGGGCGTCATGACCCGTACCTCCGGTCAGTGTGCTGGAGTTCTGGGCAAGGACAGACAACGACCCGCTGACGGCATCGCCATCACCATCGGTCGCCACAAAGCCGAAACTCAAATTTGCGGTCCCGGTATCGTTCTGAACCAGGTTCGTCAATCCGTTGATGCGCACAGAAGTGTCCACCCCTGCCGCCAAATCGACATAATCAATATAGAACCCGCTAGGCGCCGTGATCACGATAGCGCCATTTACCAGATTCAGAGCCGTGGCGACTCCTGTCTGGGTTGACCCATCGGTGAAATACGCCGTCCAGTTTACCGACTCGGTGCCGCTGATGTCGGTGACGCCTATTCTCGTCTGGTAGGCGAGGTTCGGGGTCGTCCCACCTATCGAGCTGGCATGCTCATCGTCAAACTCGAAGCGCATGGTCTCGCCAGTCTCAAACAAATTGTTGCCGACTCCCATGCCCTGCTTACTGGGATTGATGCCGGCGCTCCCGGTAATCTTCACCGCCCAGTCCTTGGCATTCTCAACCGAGCCAAAGCCGCCGTCGGCATACAGGTAGTAACTGTTGTGCGGGCCGCCCGCCCCGACGCTGGACTGAAGGTTTGAACTGAGCACCGTAAGATCAAGCAGCGCCGATTGCACAAACGAATAGGTGCCGTCCGGATGTGCCGTCAACGTGAAGACGGTGTTCACGCCTGCCTTGGCTGTCAGCGTCGAGCCTCCGTCGCTCAGGCTGTACGTCAGCGCAATACCGTTCGACGTCAAATTGGCCGGCGGAGTACCGCTCAACGTGACTTTGCTTGCGGTAATGTCGGCGCCGATCGACGCCAAAGTACCCACCAGCTGCGTGCCCACGCCGTTCTGAAAAATGCCGTTGGTCACCGCTAATATCGGTGAATCATCTTCCACCGTAACCGTCAGCGAGCTCGCCGTGGTCACCGTACCGTCATTGACGTTGACCCCGAAAACCATGGGCAGCAGGTTTTCCTGGTTACCCAGTGGCTGATCGACCGGACCCGAAAGTGCCACCGTGTATGCACCGGCATCGTCGATGCTAACGACCATGATGATGGCCGAACCCACGGCGCCGGTGAGGGTGTGGTTAGTGTTGCTAAGCGTCCAGACGATATTCTGTCCGCCGGAAGTGTAAGTTCCCGGAGGTGGCGCTCCCAGGGTCACGGTAAAGGTCGTGTTGTCCGGATCGGTAATCACGATACTGCCGGATGCCGTCTTCGAGTTCGTCGTATCCGTCGGATTGCCGATGTTGTCCGGATTGGCCCAGGCTAGGCCCTCCTCAGAGACACGTGTTAGAGCCGGCGTCACAACCGGGGCGTCGTTCACCGGCGTGACGTTGATCGTCACCGTCGCCTCGTTGCTCGACAGCGCACCGTCGCTCACCGTGTACTTGAACGTCGCATACGGACTGCCGTTCTCATCGCCGTCCGGCACAAACGTCAGCTTGCCCGCGGCAATGTCCGCCACCGCGATCACCTGGTTCAGCGTCACCGCGACGCCGTCCAGCTTCAGGACCCCATCGGTCGCCAGCGCCGTCACCGTGATCGAGCTGAAGCTCGCACTGTCAATGTCCGAATCGTTGCTCGGACCGGTGCCATCGGCACCAAACAAGCCCGCCGAGGTGATCGTCACCGCGTTGTCTTCGGTGGTGCTGAAGGTGTCGTCCACCGCCACCGGGGCCACCGGGCCGCCGCCCACCGGCGTGATGCTCAGGTGCAGCGTCGAAGGATCGGTCGCAAGACCGTCGGTCACCGTGTAGGTCGCATCCGGTACCGCGGCGGTGTAGCCAGCCGCCGGCGTGAAGGTGTAGCTGCCGTTGCTGTTGATCACCAGCGTGCCGACCCCGGCAATGCTCGCGGTCGAGCCCACCGCGGTGCTGGTGGCGCCCCAGCCGAAGGTCCCGGTGACGCTGGCCGCACTCGGCCCGTCCGGGTTGAACGTGTTGTCCAGCACGTTGCCGGACACCGCCGTGTCCTCGTCGGTCGTGACCGACTCGTCGCCGTCCGTCAGAATGTTCGGCGGTAGTTCTTCCTCTTGTTCGACCGGCACAATGACTTCAGCCGCGTTAGCGAACAACAGCGGAGACGCCGACGTGGACACACCCGCTTGCGGGGTGACGGTAACAAAATCGTGGTCCAGCGCCACAAAGGAGTGCCCGCCTTCCTCGCCGCCGCCACCCGCCGCTGTTGGGCCGGCCGCCGTCGGGGGCAGCAGGGTCGTCGGATCCGCGCCTGCGAGAATGGCCGCCTGGATATCTTCCACCTGCGCCACGGCGGCGCTGGCGGCTTCGTCCTCCGCCCCGTCAGGGCTGAAGACTTCGCTATCCAACACTGCCACGGTGTTGCGGCCTAGATCGAACCAGGTACCGTCCGTGAACTGGATGGTGACCGCCGCGGCATCGGTTGTGCGAATGATTTCATCAGCGTAAACAGCATCACCGACGGTCAGAACACGCTCGACCCCGTCCTCGCCAACGGCGATAACCTGACCCACGACCGCCGTAACAACGCCAATATTTTGCTGAGCCATAACAACCTCGTCCCATTTGGGTCATGAATCTGCGCCGGCCAGTTTGCTGTCGGCACGCGGCGCCAGGCGCCAATTGAAATCCTAATAACGCGATGATGCAGACTTGGTTAAACCCTTGCTATTGGACGGGTAGCCAAGGGGACAGTGCGTCAGCGAGGCGGGGCCATCGCCAACTACCGCAGGAATCTCCACTGCAATATAAAACCTCATCTTTCGTGAAATGCCCGCTCCCGGGCGCGTCCGATCGGGCGCAAAAGATAGGTCAATATCGTCTTGCGTCCGGTCAGCACATCCACGGACGCCGTCATGCCCGAGATTATCGGCAGCGATTCGCCATCCTTGATGTAACCGCGGTCACGCGTGCGTACCCGAATCACAAAGAAGCTGTTCCCTTCGTCGTCCGTGATGGAATCGGCACTGATATGGTCCAGGGTCGCATCCAGCGCCCCGTAGATGGTGGAGTCATAAGCGCTGAGCTTGACCGAGGCCGATTGCCCCAGCCTCAGAAACGCAATGTCCTGTGGCAGGACTTTCGCCTCCACTAACAGGGCATCCTCCAGAGGCACGATTTCCACCAGGTCCATACCGGGCTGCACCACCCCGCCAACGGTCGCGACTTTCAACCGCTTGACCGTTCCGCGCAACGGGGAACGCACGGCCGTGCGGGTAACGCGGTCCAGGGCCGACGTATTGGCCTCCTCCGTGGCCGCCAATTCGGCCTTGACGTCGTTCAGTTCGCCCTGTGCCTGGGAGCGAAACTTGAGATCCAGATCCTTGATCTTCTGTGCCACTTCAGCCAGCGCCGCTTGCGCTCCCGGCAGCGCCAGCCGCACCCCATCCAGGTCGCCCCGGGTTTCGTTGACTTGGCGGCGCAGGCGCAGCAATTCGACGTGGGAGATGACGCCCTCGCCAACCAGCGGCTCGGTTCGTTGCAGTTCGTCCTGGAGCAGCGCATTGCTGCGCTGGAGTTGTCCCAGCCGCGAGCGCATGCCCAATAACTCCTGCTGGCGCTGGCTGAGTTGCTGTTCGATGATCTGGCGGTTGGACGCCAGTTCCCGCTGACGGGTGAGGTACAGACGCTGTTCATCCTCACCCAGCTGCGGCGCCTCCTTGGTTACATCGGAAGGCATCTGCAGCGTCACGCCTTCGGCCTCGGCCTGCAGCCGGGTTGCCTTGGCCAACAACGCCAGGTACTTGAGGCGGCCCTCCTGGTACGACGAGGCAAATCGGGTATCGTCAATGTTCAGCAGCACCTGGCCCTTGGCCACGACATCGCCCTCACGCACCAGAATTTCCCGGACGATGCCGCCCTCCAGGTTCTGTACCACCTGCACCTGCGATGACGGAATGACCTGGCCCTCCGCATGGGTCACTTCGTCTACTCGTGCTATCGACGCCCATAGCAGGGCAATCACAAACAACAGCGCGACGGCAAACAGGATCAAATGCCCAGCCGGATGGGCAGGGTCGATATCGACCGCATCTGTATCGGCCATGAAGTCCAGATCATCACGATCAAGGTCGCGCCATCGCGCCCACAGCGAAGACCAGGCGGCGCGCAGCCTGCTCATGTCTGCCGCCCACTGACCTGGCCGCTGCGCAGGGCTTCGAGCACCGTATCCTTGGGACCATCGGCAACGATGCGTCCGTTGTCCATGACGATGATGCGGTCAACCAGCGACAACAGGGATGCACGATGCGTCACTAGCAGCAAGGTTCTACCCTGGACCAGCGGGGCCAGGCGAGTCTTGAACTGCTCCTCGGTGGTGTTGTCCATGGCATTGGTGGGTTCGTCCATTATCAGGATGGGCGGCTCCAGCAACAGCGCGCGGGCGATCGAAATGGTCTGCCGCTGGCCGCCGGAGAGGCCCTCGCCACGCTCACCGACAGGCAGGTCGAGACCCGCCGGGTGACGGCTGGTAAACGCGCTGACCCCTGCGATCTCAGCCGCGCGAAGGACGGCTTCGTCGCTGGCATGTGGCGCAGCCAACGTTATGTTGTCCCGCACTGTACCGAAAAACAGCCCCACATCCTGCGGCACATAACCAACATTGCGTCGCAAATCCGCCGGATCGATCTGGCGCAGGTCGATACCGTCGACCAACACCGCCCCTGCGGTCGGTTGATAAAGGCCAAGAATCAGCCGTTCGAGCGTACTTTTGCCCGAACCGATCCGACCGATTATTGCAATCCGCTCACCGGCGGTGATTCGTAGCGACACCTTATCGAGCGCCGCCAGGTCCTGCCCGGGGTACTTGAAGGTAACGTCGCTGAACTCGATCGCCCCCTGCAGCGTCGGTCGGTGCAGGAAACTGCTCCCGACCGGCCGCTCCACCGGCAGCTGCATTATTTGGTCTACCACCTTGAGCGCCGCCATCGATTGATCGAAGCGCACCAGCAAACCGGCAACCTGTGCCAGCGGCGCCATCGCCCTGGACGCCAACATGATGCAGGCAATCAGGCCGCCGACCGAAAGATCTCCATCAACGATACGGTAGACACCCACCACCACGATGCCGACCGTCGCCAGTTGTACCGCCAGCGACGCCACGTTCACGGCGGATGTGGACAACATCCGCGAGCGCATACTCAGGCGAGCCATGTTGCCCACCACCTGTTCCCAGCGCCGCTGCACCGGGCCGGCGGCGCCGGTGGCGCGCACCGTCTCAAGTGA
The window above is part of the Immundisolibacter sp. genome. Proteins encoded here:
- a CDS encoding NAD-dependent deacetylase codes for the protein MTGDISIIDPAGALLERSRQAVVFTGAGVSTESGIPDFRSPGGLWSRLQPIEFQDFMASEQARREAWRRKFELDAEIGAAQPNAGHRAIARLVAAGKVSHVITQNIDGLHQASGVPAERVIELHGNGTYAVCLSCRARHELADIKTGFETDGAPPVCHCGGIVKSATISFGQPMPVFAMRAAEAATLACDLFLAIGSSLQVYPAAGFPVLAKDNGARLLIINREPTPLDELADLVLQAEIGPSLIALTADAGH
- a CDS encoding YbgA family protein translates to MPDTERIKLGVSACLLGQAVRHDGGHKRDDLVASLLAKHFEMIPLCPEVAIGLGVPRPPIRLVQTAAGIRVRGVQDPMLDVTHALNLEAQRVARQMPDLSGYILKSKSPSCGMARVKLHTPTRRAVRIGVGAYAAGLLACSPLWPMEEETGLQDPSRREHFIERVFAYARWQVLVRGRVSGAALMEFHSRHKYQLLAHNQAAYRRIGRLVAGAGSRPPAGLLAQYASELMTALSRPASTGNHVNVLQHFHGYLKDVLGPSDKAGLIAAIDAYGRQDAPLQRPLTLLRQHFRCHPQLWAAHQTYLIPDLREQQLRELPTPQ
- a CDS encoding TolC family outer membrane protein, which translates into the protein MKVVRSITLIGVLILIGSPAIAGDLAATVRKAIEHNPDVLITQDDKRAIEQDVREAKAGYLPRVDVSAGVGGEKSDNTSTMAATGKNGYLGLHREESGIKVTQMLFDGFFTKHGVARQKGHLKAASYRVLAAGEDIGLKAAKAYLGVLQRQEQVNLAKENLAAHQRIHDQIRMRSERGVGRTADTTQAAGRLALAQANLEAQEGNLRDAQVAYVRIVGEMPVDLVLPVAPAGKLAADLDALIGEARETHPVLLSAVADISATQAQHEQARANDFPRFDVELGASHNDNLDGVRGANEDLYAMLRMNYSVYRGGADLARKRSTAHRISEARNVRARAEDQVIEEASLSWNDFITAQSRVDLLRSHADAARTTREAYVKQFNIGQRTLLDLLDTENELFSAELNYVDGKYRLLFANYRIVASKGQLLSALAVTPPEEAAAP
- a CDS encoding retention module-containing protein gives rise to the protein MAQQNIGVVTAVVGQVIAVGEDGVERVLTVGDAVYADEIIRTTDAAAVTIQFTDGTWFDLGRNTVAVLDSEVFSPDGAEDEAASAAVAQVEDIQAAILAGADPTTLLPPTAAGPTAAGGGGEEGGHSFVALDHDFVTVTPQAGVSTSASPLLFANAAEVIVPVEQEEELPPNILTDGDESVTTDEDTAVSGNVLDNTFNPDGPSAASVTGTFGWGATSTAVGSTASIAGVGTLVINSNGSYTFTPAAGYTAAVPDATYTVTDGLATDPSTLHLSITPVGGGPVAPVAVDDTFSTTEDNAVTITSAGLFGADGTGPSNDSDIDSASFSSITVTALATDGVLKLDGVAVTLNQVIAVADIAAGKLTFVPDGDENGSPYATFKYTVSDGALSSNEATVTINVTPVNDAPVVTPALTRVSEEGLAWANPDNIGNPTDTTNSKTASGSIVITDPDNTTFTVTLGAPPPGTYTSGGQNIVWTLSNTNHTLTGAVGSAIIMVVSIDDAGAYTVALSGPVDQPLGNQENLLPMVFGVNVNDGTVTTASSLTVTVEDDSPILAVTNGIFQNGVGTQLVGTLASIGADITASKVTLSGTPPANLTSNGIALTYSLSDGGSTLTAKAGVNTVFTLTAHPDGTYSFVQSALLDLTVLSSNLQSSVGAGGPHNSYYLYADGGFGSVENAKDWAVKITGSAGINPSKQGMGVGNNLFETGETMRFEFDDEHASSIGGTTPNLAYQTRIGVTDISGTESVNWTAYFTDGSTQTGVATALNLVNGAIVITAPSGFYIDYVDLAAGVDTSVRINGLTNLVQNDTGTANLSFGFVATDGDGDAVSGSLSVLAQNSSTLTGGTGHDALGGGIGANILIGGDGNDILTGGLGNDTMTGGLGADVFRWQAGDTGTDTIIDFNKAQGDVLNLKDLLIGEGGTFASNNLADYLTFSLVSGNTVISVDADGAGSGGIVQTIVLQGVDLVTGAGSQQDIVNSLLGSGHLVTDVMP
- a CDS encoding HlyD family type I secretion periplasmic adaptor subunit gives rise to the protein MSRLRAAWSSLWARWRDLDRDDLDFMADTDAVDIDPAHPAGHLILFAVALLFVIALLWASIARVDEVTHAEGQVIPSSQVQVVQNLEGGIVREILVREGDVVAKGQVLLNIDDTRFASSYQEGRLKYLALLAKATRLQAEAEGVTLQMPSDVTKEAPQLGEDEQRLYLTRQRELASNRQIIEQQLSQRQQELLGMRSRLGQLQRSNALLQDELQRTEPLVGEGVISHVELLRLRRQVNETRGDLDGVRLALPGAQAALAEVAQKIKDLDLKFRSQAQGELNDVKAELAATEEANTSALDRVTRTAVRSPLRGTVKRLKVATVGGVVQPGMDLVEIVPLEDALLVEAKVLPQDIAFLRLGQSASVKLSAYDSTIYGALDATLDHISADSITDDEGNSFFVIRVRTRDRGYIKDGESLPIISGMTASVDVLTGRKTILTYLLRPIGRARERAFHER
- a CDS encoding type I secretion system permease/ATPase, with the translated sequence MSVPDWALSGPATRPEDPLLDCLVFACAAYQRAKSAEALTAGLPLQDGRLTPALFVRAASRAGLSARLVQRELGRIPPQVLPAILLLKSHRAVVLLGMSPDGQWRVADPDLGMGEVLLPPGRLAEDYAGSALFLRPEAQFDARTAQHPEPTSGHWFWGSLRRLWPIYSEVLLAALLINLFALVTPLFVMHVYNRVVPNRAMETLWVLAIGVVVIYLFDTLMRSLRAYFLDVASKKFDVSLSARLFEQVMGVRMEARPRSVGAFANQLSEFESFREFITSATLTTLIDVPFAVLFLIVIAWLGGPVALVPLALMPLVLLYGVAVQARLRDLVLKTQRLAAQKHATLIETLTSLETVRATGAAGPVQRRWEQVVGNMARLSMRSRMLSTSAVNVASLAVQLATVGIVVVGVYRIVDGDLSVGGLIACIMLASRAMAPLAQVAGLLVRFDQSMAALKVVDQIMQLPVERPVGSSFLHRPTLQGAIEFSDVTFKYPGQDLAALDKVSLRITAGERIAIIGRIGSGKSTLERLILGLYQPTAGAVLVDGIDLRQIDPADLRRNVGYVPQDVGLFFGTVRDNITLAAPHASDEAVLRAAEIAGVSAFTSRHPAGLDLPVGERGEGLSGGQRQTISIARALLLEPPILIMDEPTNAMDNTTEEQFKTRLAPLVQGRTLLLVTHRASLLSLVDRIIVMDNGRIVADGPKDTVLEALRSGQVSGRQT